A segment of the Neisseria chenwenguii genome:
GCATCATGGGGCGGGTGTCGGTGGCGTTTTTGAGCAGCCGGTTGAGGCCGTGTTCCAGTTGGCCGGCATCTAAACTGATTTCAAGCATATTCGTTTTCCGTTACGTCGCAATTAAATAAATCGGCTAGGTTTTTCATCAGAATGAATGCCTGATGGCCATCTATTCTGATGGTAATGTCTCTATGTATAAGTAAGACGCTGTTTAAACCGACGGTGTGGTCAACTTTAATTTCACAAGCTTGGTCTTTATCCGATAAGTCAAGATGTACCATTTTTATCCTTTAAGTAAATTAAGTACCCAAGCCAGTTCCGCCGCTGACAATGCTGCTTTGAATTTGGCGTTGCCCATCATGGTTTTGAGTGCGATACGGGCGATGTCGGGGTGGACGGCCTGTGCTTTCTGCACCGCCACCGAAGCCATGCGCGAGAGCATGGCTTGGCCTTGGTTGGCGTTGAAGCCTGCGCTGGGGGCGACGAATTTGCCGCCGATGCGGATGCCCGTGCGTTGGGCGTAGCGTTCTTCGCCTGTGTATTCGTTGGTGCCGATGTCGACGGTTTGGGTTTCCAGCATCGGGCTGGGTAACACTTTGGCTTCGCCTGCTGCACGCGATAATGGACGCACGCGGCAGCGGCAGCGGAAATCGAGCGGCGGATACAGGGTGTCCCAAACCGGGTCGCCGGCACGGTACACACGGCCGTGCAGCAGGCGGTGGCTGTCGCGGGTGCGGCTGTCGTTGATGGCCACATATTGCCAATACGGGTGTGTGTCTACCGAGTCCATCATCTCGGCATAGCGGCCTGCCATGTAGGCAGACTGCATGTTGGTGAGGTAGATGGTTTTCAGGCGGTGCGGCGTGCCGAGCGTGGCCGTCTGAATGCCGCCTGTGTCAGGATTGGTAACTTCTTGTCTGCCCCACCAGCCTTTTCCTTGCAAAACGGGCGTGAGCTGGCGGGTGAACTCTTCCAAGGTCTCGCCGTTTTCAGCCGCGTGAACTACCGCTTTATAGATGTCTTCGGCCACGTCCATGCCTGCGGTTTTGGCCACGGTAAACGCGGTGGCGTGCGCGTCGTCCAGCATATCCTGCCAATCCCACGACACGTCCACGCCTTTTTGCTTCAGGTATTCGACCGCCGCTTCGGGCTGCATGCCGAACACGGCTTTGATGTCTTCGGGATTCATGCCAGCTCTCCGCGCGCTTCGATGCGGCCGACCAGTTCGGCCAGAAACAATACCCGCGCCAGCTCGTTCTGCAGGTCGGCATCGTCCGTATTCGGAAAGGCTTCGGCCAGGCGGTCAAGGATGTTGTCTTCGGTTTCGCCCTTTTGAATTTCGGCGGCCAAAACAGCGGTTAAGGCTTGGCCTTGTGCGTTCAGACGGCCTGTATCGGGCGCGAGCGTGTCGATGATTAAGCCTGCATCGGTGTGGTTATGCTCGGCAAAGTCGGCCGACGGTTTTTTGCTGCGCGGAAACTCACTGCGTTCGTTTTCAGACGGCATGACCGGGCTTTCCGCCTGTTCGACAATATCGCCATCCTCCAAACCGTAGGTGCGTTTCCAGTATTGCGGCGTAAATTTCAGGCCCGAATCGGCCAAGGTTTTATCCCGTTCGGCACGTTCTTTGGTGCCGGCTTCTTCATTTTCAAACAACTCGAACTTGGGCGCAGGAACATCGCCGAAATTCAGTTCCACCACCCATGCAATCAGTTGATTAAACGTAGTTTCCACGATACGGCTGTCGCTGTCTCGGATGTCGTCGGTCACTTCCAAACCCGCCGATGCGCTGGCGTGGTTGGTGTCTTTATCGGTGGTCTGGTCTTGGCCGAGCAGCGCGATGTTGATTTCGCTGCGGCAGTAGCGGATGAGCTTGTCGTAGGCATCGACCGATGAGGATTTACCGCTGGCTTCGTGGATTTCCACGCTGGAATCGTTGGGAATCGTACCAACCGAGTTTGCGCTCAAGGCTTCGAGCGCGTCGAGCAGCTTTTCGGTGTCGTCGGCGGTATTGCTGCGCGGCTCCTTGCCGATAAGCCACGGCGCACCGTATTTTTCAGTGAACTGCACCCAGAATTTGAGTCCGCCGCGCTTGAAGGTAACCAGCCAAAACACCAAGCCCAAATCGCCCAAACCGTAGGGGTTGAGATAATCGGCTTCGTGGGTAGGACAGAGGAATTTATACGGCGGCAGCGGCTCTTGCTTGAGGCCGTTTTGCGTATAAACCAACTCGTTTTGTCCATCAAACCCGAACCATTCCTGCGGCTTGGCCACAATTTCAGATGGCAGCCACTGCGTATCCTGCTGCCAAATCAGCTCGATGGGTTGATAACCGAATAGCGGCGCGTTGAGAATGTCTTTAATCAGACGGTAAACATCGGTTTCGGCCAGCCAGTTTTCGACGAATTGGCGGACGTTTTCCGGGACGTCGTCGCCTGTAAGCTGCCAATCCAGCCGCGCGACGGCGGCTTTGCGGCGGCGTACCAGACTGCCGACCAAAGGGTCGTGCAGTAGCTCACGGTACACGGAGATTTGCCTGCCCGCTTTGCGCAAAATCGGGTCGGGATTGGGCAGCCAGCCGTTGAAGCCGCCTAGAAACTGGCGTGATACGGCGATATGGCTGCTCAGGTCTTCGGGTTTGAAGGTTACGCCCTTGCCGTTCAGTTTGAGTTTGAAATGGGGTTTTGCCATGATGGTTTCTTTCAGACGGCCTATTTACACGGCTTGATCAATCTGCATTTATCCTGAGAAGAAGCAGGTATCGGTGCGGGAACAACAATGGCACGCTGCCTCTGTATCGGTTTGGGTGCGATTACGGGCTTTGCGGTGACCGGAGCCGTTACTGCCGGACGTACTGCAATCGGAGGAGTAATGACAGGGCGTGCAACAACAACCGCTGCCAAAGCAGGTGTCGTGATCGCAGCCAAAAGCAAAGCAGGCAATACCTTTTTCATTTCGATTTCCTTTTTTGGTTTAAAAATTGCGGGTTAAAAGACTGCGGCGTTTGATTTTCCGGCTGGCCACGCGCACCGGCCCTGCATTCAGTTCGCGGCTGGCGTAATGCGCCAATACCAAGGCAATAGCCGCGTCGCCGTGACGTTTTCTGCCGTCCGTGCCTTTGGTTCGGGTATCGGGGATACGCGGTACGCCGCGAACCAGCTCGAAGGCACGCAAATCGGCAAGGATGTCTTCGTCGCGCGGCAAGCCGTCGAGCGTGCCGTCTTCCAGCGCGGCCTTGAACGGCGCGGTGTGGCTGCGGTACCA
Coding sequences within it:
- a CDS encoding phage head morphogenesis protein, producing MNPEDIKAVFGMQPEAAVEYLKQKGVDVSWDWQDMLDDAHATAFTVAKTAGMDVAEDIYKAVVHAAENGETLEEFTRQLTPVLQGKGWWGRQEVTNPDTGGIQTATLGTPHRLKTIYLTNMQSAYMAGRYAEMMDSVDTHPYWQYVAINDSRTRDSHRLLHGRVYRAGDPVWDTLYPPLDFRCRCRVRPLSRAAGEAKVLPSPMLETQTVDIGTNEYTGEERYAQRTGIRIGGKFVAPSAGFNANQGQAMLSRMASVAVQKAQAVHPDIARIALKTMMGNAKFKAALSAAELAWVLNLLKG
- a CDS encoding DUF935 domain-containing protein yields the protein MAKPHFKLKLNGKGVTFKPEDLSSHIAVSRQFLGGFNGWLPNPDPILRKAGRQISVYRELLHDPLVGSLVRRRKAAVARLDWQLTGDDVPENVRQFVENWLAETDVYRLIKDILNAPLFGYQPIELIWQQDTQWLPSEIVAKPQEWFGFDGQNELVYTQNGLKQEPLPPYKFLCPTHEADYLNPYGLGDLGLVFWLVTFKRGGLKFWVQFTEKYGAPWLIGKEPRSNTADDTEKLLDALEALSANSVGTIPNDSSVEIHEASGKSSSVDAYDKLIRYCRSEINIALLGQDQTTDKDTNHASASAGLEVTDDIRDSDSRIVETTFNQLIAWVVELNFGDVPAPKFELFENEEAGTKERAERDKTLADSGLKFTPQYWKRTYGLEDGDIVEQAESPVMPSENERSEFPRSKKPSADFAEHNHTDAGLIIDTLAPDTGRLNAQGQALTAVLAAEIQKGETEDNILDRLAEAFPNTDDADLQNELARVLFLAELVGRIEARGELA